A region of Argentina anserina chromosome 5, drPotAnse1.1, whole genome shotgun sequence DNA encodes the following proteins:
- the LOC126794455 gene encoding pentatricopeptide repeat-containing protein At1g25360 — protein sequence MIASGFHPRGHILNRLIDVYCKSKNLKYALHLFDEIPHPDIVARTTLVSAYSGVGDLALARRVFSDTPLRIRDTVSYNAMIAGFSQNKDGNAAVELFREMRRGGFRPDEFTFTSVLSGLALIVEDARQCEQLHCAIVKSGALLATSVSNALVSVYVKCASSPLVESSLLVVAAARKVFDEMDRRDELSWTTMITGYVRNEDLEGARRLLDGMDEKLEVAWNTMISGYVHHGFCREALELFREMHLLGIRQDEFTYTSIISACANNGLFKHGKQLHAYILRSEAKPTENFSLSVNNALVTLYFRCGKVDEARHIFNSMSVRDLVSWNAILSGYVSAGRIQEAKSFFEEMPEKSGLTWTVIISGLAQNGFGEDAMKLFNQMRLDGFKPCDYAFAGAVTSCAALGALEHGRQLHAQVICLGHDSSLSVGNSLITMYARCGVVDDADSVFLTMPYIDPVSWNAMIAALAQHGYGVQAIRLFEEMLGEDILPDRITFLTILSACSHAGLVKEGRHYFHSMHDSYGIAPGEDHYARMIDLLCRYGELTEAEDLIKSMPFEPGAHIWEATLAGCRTHGNMDLGIQAAERLFKLVPKHDGTYVLLSNLYAALGRWDDVAKVRNLMRERGVKKEPGCSWIDVKNMVHVFLVGDTRHPEVNEVYKYLEQLVLKMRKLGYVPDTKFALHDMESEHKENSLSTHSEKLAVAFGIMKLPLGATIRVFKNLRICGDCHNAFKYMSRVIGREIVVRDAKRFHHFRNGECSCGNYW from the coding sequence ATGATCGCTTCCGGCTTCCACCCACGTGGCCATATCCTCAACCGTTTGATCGACGTCTACTGCAAATCCAAGAACCTCAAATATGCACTCCACCTGTTCGACGAAATTCCCCACCCGGACATCGTCGCCAGAACAACTCTCGTTTCGGCTTACTCCGGCGTCGGGGACCTGGCGCTGGCCCGGAGAGTGTTCAGTGACACTCCGTTGAGAATAAGAGACACTGTCAGCTACAATGCCATGATCGCCGGGTTTTCGCAGAACAAGGACGGCAATGCAGCTGTTGAGCTGTTTAGGGAGATGAGGCGAGGCGGGTTTCGGCCAGATGAGTTTACGTTCACGAGTGTGCTGAGTGGGTTGGCGCTTATTGTGGAGGATGCGAGGCAGTGTGAGCAGCTGCATTGCGCGATTGTCAAGTCTGGAGCGTTGCTGGCCACTTCGGTGTCGAATGCGTTGGTGTCTGTGTATGTCAAGTGTGCTTCTTCGCCGTTGGTGGAGTCGTCGCTGCTGGTGGTGGCTGCGGCGAGGaaggtgtttgatgaaatggATAGGAGAGATGAGCTGTCGTGGACAACGATGATTACTGGATATGTGAGGAATGAGGACCTTGAGGGAGCTCGCCGGTTGCTTGATGGGATGGATGAGAAGTTGGAAGTGGCATGGAACACGATGATTTCGGGTTATGTGCATCACGGTTTTTGTCGTGAAGCGTTGGAATTGTTTAGGGAAATGCATTTATTGGGGATTCGCCAGGATGAGTTTACGTACACGAGTATTATCAGTGCTTGTGCTAACAATGGCTTATTTAAGCATGGGAAGCAGCTGCATGCTTACATACTAAGATCTGAAGCAAAGCCGACTGAGAACTTTTCTTTATCTGTGAATAATGCATTGGTTACACTGTACTTTAGATGTGGTAAGGTTGATGAAGCACGACATATTTTTAATAGTATGTCCGTCAGAGATCTGGTTTCTTGGAATGCGATATTGTCAGGGTATGTGAGTGCAGGTCGCATCCAGGAAGCTAAATCCTTTTTTGAGGAAATGCCGGAAAAGAGTGGTCTAACGTGGACTGTAATAATTTCTGGTTTAGCTCAAAATGGATTTGGGGAAGATGCTATGAAGTTATTTAACCAAATGAGATTAGATGGATTTAAACCCTGTGATTATGCATTTGCTGGAGCTGTTACGTCGTGTGCTGCTCTGGGAGCATTGGAGCATGGACGCCAGCTCCATGCCCAAGTAATATGCTTGGGACATGATTCAAGCCTTTCAGTTGGAAATTCACTTATCACAATGTATGCGAGATGCGGGGTTGTAGATGATGCGGACTCTGTGTTTCTTACAATGCCGTATATTGATCCTGTGTCATGGAATGCTATGATTGCAGCGCTAGCACAACATGGTTATGGTGTCCAAGCGATAAGACTTTTTGAAGAAATGTTGGGGGAAGATATACTGCCAGATAGAATAACTTTCCTCACTATTCTCTCTGCTTGCAGTCATGCTGGTTTAGTGAAAGAAGGGCGtcattattttcattcaaTGCATGACTCTTACGGTATTGCTCCTGGTGAAGATCATTATGCTCGTATGATTGATTTGTTGTGCAGATATGGGGAGTTGACAGAGGCTGAGGACTTAATCAAATCAATGCCTTTTGAACCAGGTGCACATATATGGGAGGCTACACTAGCTGGTTGCCGGACTCATGGGAATATGGATTTAGGTATTCAAGCTGCAGAACGACTCTTTAAGCTGGTGCCCAAGCACGATGGAACTTATGTTCTTTTGTCAAACTTGTATGCTGCCTTAGGTCGTTGGGACGATGTGGCTAAGGTGCGGAATTTAATGAGGGAGCGAGGGGTTAAGAAAGAACCTGGTTGTAGTTGGATTGACGTAAAGAATATGGTCCACGTCTTCTTGGTTGGTGATACTAGACACCCTGAGGTAAATGAGGTGTACAAGTATCTAGAGCAACTGGTCCTTAAAATGAGGAAATTAGGATATGTTCCTGACACAAAGTTTGCGTTGCATGATATGGAATCTGAGCATAAAGAGAATTCCTTGTCTACTCACAGTGAGAAGCTTGCAGTTGCATTTGGGATCATGAAGCTTCCGCTTGGAGCTACAATCAGAGTTTTTAAGAATCTCAGGATTTGTGGGGATTGCCATAATGCATTTAAGTATATGTCAAGAGTGATTGGGAGAGAAATAGTTGTGAGAGATGCCAAGAGGTTTCATCATTTTAGGAACGGTGAATGCTCTTGCGGAAATTACTGGTAG
- the LOC126795770 gene encoding uncharacterized protein LOC126795770, which produces MSPFKALYGYDAPRVMTYIPGSTADATVDDESRTRDELLNIMKRNLQVAQARMKMQYDKHHSERTFVVGDWVYLKLQPYKQQFVQKRAVPKLASHYYGPYQITEKIGAVAYKLKLLSTAEVQSVFHVSLLKKKVGNDVSVTAHLRPNLDPHSPHWYPAKILQRGLFKKENGPVTKWLVQWLGGTEEEATWEEADELLKRFPDFVAK; this is translated from the coding sequence ATGAGTCCATTCAAGGCCTTGTATGGCTATGATGCTCCAAGAGTTATGACATATATTCCTGGTTCTACAGCTGATGCTACAGTAGATGATGAATCGAGAACTAGAGATGAATTACTTAACATCATGAAGAGAAACTTGCAAGTAGCACAAGCACGGATGAAGATGCAGTATGATAAACATCATTCTGAGAGGACCTTTGTAGTTGGGGACTGGGTGTATTTGAAGTTACAGCCGTACAAGCAacaatttgtgcaaaagaggGCAGTTCCTAAGCTAGCTTCACACTACTATGGTCCATACCAGATTACTGAGAAGATTGGTGCTGTAGCATACAAACTTAAGCTACTAAGCACTGCCGAGGTTCAATCGGTGTTTCATGTGTCACTTCTAAAAAAGAAGGTGGGTAATGATGTATCTGTCACTGCTCACTTACGACCCAATTTGGACCCTCACAGCCCTCATTGGTATCCTGCCAAAATCCTACAGAGAGGTTTGTTTAAGAAAGAGAATGGTCCAGTGACTAAGTGGTTAGTACAATGGCTTGGAGGAACCGAAGAAGAGGCTACATGGGAGGAGGCTGATGAGTTGTTGAAGAGATTCCCAGATTTTGTAGCTAAGTGA